One Alkalicoccus halolimnae DNA segment encodes these proteins:
- a CDS encoding SurA N-terminal domain-containing protein — protein MKKMTRNGLLTLSLSTLLIAAACGGNEEGNNENTEGNGNTSEETNTENNDSTNEAAEENNTDNATADNENTENTAEESPENSSEEPAEDQVNIMDEDPEEPAAVVNGEEITNGELQSQLAQIETMFAQQDMAEEESSMMMMQFQQQFLEQLINQTLLSQEAESEGIEADEDQVEEELEEIRSQFESDEQFEEALETQGYSEEDLEEEIRQMALVEELLSMDQIEEEYEVPEEEVREYYETAASSNPEMAESEFEDVQEELEEQLRQNQYVEDLRENADIEILL, from the coding sequence ATGAAAAAAATGACTAGAAATGGATTATTAACTCTATCTTTATCTACACTCCTTATCGCAGCAGCATGTGGAGGTAATGAAGAAGGAAATAACGAAAATACAGAGGGAAATGGCAATACGTCTGAAGAAACAAATACTGAGAACAATGACAGCACTAATGAAGCTGCTGAAGAAAACAATACAGACAACGCAACAGCTGATAACGAAAACACAGAAAATACAGCCGAAGAATCTCCGGAAAATTCCTCTGAAGAACCAGCTGAAGATCAGGTGAATATTATGGATGAGGACCCTGAAGAACCAGCAGCTGTCGTGAATGGAGAAGAAATTACCAATGGTGAACTACAATCACAGTTAGCTCAGATTGAAACTATGTTTGCTCAGCAGGATATGGCTGAGGAAGAGAGCTCTATGATGATGATGCAGTTTCAGCAGCAGTTTCTCGAGCAGCTTATCAACCAGACTCTTCTTTCCCAGGAAGCTGAATCAGAAGGCATAGAAGCTGACGAAGATCAGGTCGAAGAGGAGCTTGAAGAAATTCGTTCCCAGTTCGAATCAGATGAACAATTTGAAGAAGCTCTGGAAACACAGGGCTACTCTGAAGAAGATTTAGAAGAAGAAATCCGACAGATGGCACTCGTGGAAGAACTTCTTTCTATGGATCAAATAGAAGAAGAATATGAAGTTCCAGAAGAAGAAGTCAGAGAGTACTATGAAACGGCTGCATCAAGCAATCCAGAAATGGCAGAATCAGAATTTGAGGACGTCCAGGAGGAATTAGAAGAGCAGCTCAGACAGAACCAGTATGTTGAAGATTTACGGGAAAACGCCGATATCGAAATACTTCTTTAA
- the serA gene encoding phosphoglycerate dehydrogenase encodes MVQVQNPVHQEMKTFTVLVSDNMSADGLKPILESSEVNVIQENVLETKIALDTVDALLIRSSTTVTAEILDKLPNLKIIGRAGVGVDNVDLDAATSHGVVVVNAPDGNTISTAEHTFAMLASLVRSIPQANQSMQEGRWDRKLYQGAELYGKTLGIIGFGRIGAELAQRARAFRMNVIAYDPFLTQSRAEKNHVTAVSLEEALSQSDILSVHTPLTKDTKGLLNDETFKKTKKGVYVLNCARGGIIDEDALYRAVESGHVRGAAIDVFEEEPAKNHPLTKLPQVITTPHIAASTSEAQLNVAESVSQEVLDYLSGKPAPHALNLPYLDQEAFDKFSPFTKLTRTLGDTASQLFMEPVKQVEISYAGEISDQETGLFNRSFLAGFFRNRIDDYVNEVNASWIAKERDVEVSERHESESKGYANFVKAYVQGENSSIHIHGTYSQEIGARIVEINGFKLDFQPAAHTLYVRHNDRPGVIGKVGQLLGAHDVNIATMQVGRKTEGGEAIMLLATDKECDEAVLKAFAEIEEINSVSAIEL; translated from the coding sequence ATGGTACAAGTACAGAATCCTGTTCATCAGGAAATGAAAACATTTACTGTATTGGTTTCAGATAATATGAGCGCAGATGGTTTAAAGCCTATTCTCGAAAGTTCAGAAGTGAACGTAATCCAGGAGAACGTTCTGGAAACGAAGATAGCTTTAGACACTGTAGATGCTCTTTTAATAAGAAGCTCTACTACAGTAACGGCAGAAATACTCGATAAACTCCCGAACTTAAAAATAATTGGACGCGCCGGTGTCGGCGTTGACAACGTAGACCTGGATGCTGCCACCTCTCATGGGGTAGTTGTCGTTAATGCCCCTGACGGTAATACTATTTCAACAGCAGAACATACTTTTGCTATGCTTGCTTCTCTTGTCCGAAGCATTCCCCAGGCAAATCAGTCGATGCAGGAAGGCCGGTGGGATCGAAAGCTTTATCAGGGAGCTGAACTTTATGGCAAAACACTAGGCATTATCGGTTTTGGTAGAATAGGGGCAGAACTTGCCCAGAGAGCCCGTGCTTTCCGTATGAATGTGATAGCTTACGATCCGTTTCTAACCCAGTCCAGAGCTGAAAAAAATCACGTAACTGCTGTCTCCCTCGAAGAAGCATTGAGTCAAAGCGACATTTTATCTGTTCATACACCGTTGACGAAAGATACAAAAGGGCTTCTTAACGATGAAACATTCAAAAAGACTAAGAAGGGTGTTTACGTATTAAACTGCGCCCGCGGAGGAATAATAGATGAAGATGCCCTTTACCGAGCTGTAGAATCAGGCCATGTACGAGGAGCTGCGATAGATGTTTTTGAAGAAGAACCGGCTAAAAATCATCCTCTTACCAAGCTCCCTCAGGTAATTACAACACCTCATATAGCTGCTTCTACTTCCGAAGCGCAGTTGAACGTTGCAGAATCCGTTTCTCAGGAAGTTTTAGATTATTTATCCGGTAAACCAGCTCCACACGCACTGAATCTTCCCTATCTCGATCAGGAAGCATTCGATAAGTTTTCACCTTTCACCAAATTAACACGGACCCTGGGTGATACCGCTTCCCAGCTATTCATGGAACCAGTAAAACAAGTGGAAATCAGTTATGCCGGGGAAATATCCGATCAGGAAACCGGGCTGTTCAACCGAAGCTTTCTTGCCGGCTTTTTCAGGAACAGAATTGACGACTACGTCAATGAGGTCAACGCATCCTGGATCGCAAAAGAAAGAGATGTAGAAGTTTCTGAACGACACGAAAGTGAATCTAAAGGTTACGCAAATTTTGTGAAAGCCTATGTCCAGGGTGAAAACAGCTCCATTCATATTCACGGAACGTACAGCCAGGAAATTGGAGCAAGAATTGTTGAAATTAACGGTTTTAAACTGGACTTTCAGCCTGCTGCCCATACGTTATATGTACGTCATAACGACCGGCCGGGTGTGATAGGTAAAGTAGGTCAGCTGTTAGGTGCTCACGATGTTAACATTGCAACAATGCAGGTTGGACGAAAGACAGAAGGTGGAGAAGCTATCATGCTTCTCGCAACAGATAAAGAATGCGATGAAGCTGTTTTAAAAGCTTTTGCTGAAATAGAAGAAATTAATTCTGTTTCCGCTATTGAACTATAG
- a CDS encoding ferredoxin, translating to MAKFTIVDKDTCIACGACGAAAPDIYDYDDEGIAYVILDDNAGTEAVPEDLYEDLEDAFDGCPTDSIKIAEEPFDGDALKFE from the coding sequence ATGGCGAAATTTACAATTGTCGATAAAGATACATGTATTGCCTGTGGAGCCTGCGGGGCCGCAGCTCCAGATATTTATGATTATGATGACGAGGGAATTGCTTACGTCATTCTTGATGATAATGCAGGTACAGAAGCAGTGCCGGAAGACTTATACGAGGATCTTGAGGACGCTTTTGATGGATGTCCAACAGACTCGATAAAGATTGCGGAAGAACCGTTTGACGGAGATGCCCTGAAATTCGAATAG
- a CDS encoding helix-turn-helix domain-containing protein codes for MYRLYIHLLKKMDGGRTLSGPVHILKGKRSATTIQDTALFGLEKWAALLKNISYSHLRIEEQKLIQKELVSIIDKRAFLTERGEEIFQRNKTFFNHLAVDGMKWEWNGEADIFWRRLTLLVQTLSWMKGGSASFIPVNSDYEDKKFVKNLLKSYEAEEISLKLHGFLLHALKAVSEEDAELFVNRLTGRSQTGKTIRQLNSRDEEIIFTYLRFRSTIHHLMSQLTAEDSFLPLLLPEASSLGAVTTSARITGDFLYKGMSLKEIAAERGLKTSTIEDHLVELAMYDDHFPYQNFIKTSDIKKVELILDEKVNLGKLKEIRNALNDELNYFEIRLALSLLNRNSQRGK; via the coding sequence TTGTACAGGCTTTACATCCATCTATTGAAAAAAATGGATGGAGGCAGAACTCTCAGTGGACCCGTCCATATTTTGAAAGGGAAAAGATCTGCAACCACGATACAGGATACAGCACTTTTCGGTTTGGAAAAATGGGCGGCTCTTTTAAAAAATATTTCCTACTCGCATTTGCGTATTGAAGAACAAAAATTGATTCAGAAAGAACTGGTAAGCATAATCGATAAACGAGCCTTTCTTACTGAAAGAGGAGAGGAGATTTTTCAGCGGAATAAGACCTTTTTTAACCACCTGGCTGTAGATGGAATGAAATGGGAATGGAATGGCGAAGCGGATATTTTTTGGCGGCGATTAACGCTGTTAGTTCAGACTTTAAGTTGGATGAAAGGTGGTTCAGCTTCCTTTATCCCAGTAAATTCTGATTATGAGGATAAAAAATTTGTGAAAAATCTGCTGAAATCCTATGAAGCAGAAGAGATTTCTTTGAAGCTCCATGGATTCCTGCTGCATGCTCTGAAAGCGGTCTCTGAAGAAGATGCAGAATTATTTGTAAACAGGCTGACCGGGCGCAGTCAAACAGGAAAAACGATCCGTCAGCTTAACAGCAGAGATGAAGAGATAATCTTTACATATCTGCGGTTCCGAAGCACCATCCATCATTTAATGAGTCAATTAACGGCAGAAGACAGTTTTTTACCTCTGCTGCTTCCTGAAGCATCGAGTCTCGGCGCAGTTACAACTTCCGCACGAATAACAGGAGACTTTTTATATAAAGGAATGTCTCTCAAAGAAATAGCGGCAGAAAGAGGTCTGAAAACAAGTACAATAGAGGATCACCTTGTTGAACTGGCTATGTACGATGATCATTTCCCATATCAAAACTTTATTAAAACCAGTGATATTAAAAAAGTAGAGCTTATTTTGGATGAAAAAGTAAATCTAGGGAAATTAAAAGAAATACGCAATGCTCTGAACGACGAACTAAATTATTTTGAAATTAGACTGGCACTGTCACTTCTGAACAGAAACAGTCAAAGGGGAAAGTGA